The following are from one region of the Fusarium verticillioides 7600 chromosome 1, whole genome shotgun sequence genome:
- a CDS encoding hypothetical protein (At least one base has a quality score < 10) — protein MLFTKIIIWAFATAVTATLTVKEIATKFSIPEANINELLSASDVSTISVEKWADFLHTSSKEIRSWTQSAKTAALEEIKVEFKTYMENDTDTKLVKRTDAHEADHRRRLAGCPSARCGVCAAGLTIAYVTALTACGAAALTEEAISAGTLTPVAVVQLGACVGLAHGTYIGGWTFCLGMKD, from the exons ATGCTTTTCacaaagatcatcatctggGCCTTTGCCACTGCCGTCACCGCTACTCTCACTGTCAAGGAGATAGCCACTAAGTTCAGCATCCCCGAGGCCAACATCAATGAGCTCCTCTCTGCCTCTGACGTCTCCACCATTAGTGTTGAGAAATGGGCAGACTTCCTCCACACCAGTTCCAAGGAAATTAGATCATGGACCCAATCTGCCAAGACTGCTGcccttgaggagatcaaggttgaATTCAAGACTTACATGGAAAACGACACCGACACCAAGCTTGTAAAGCGCACAGA TGCCCACGAGGCTGACCATCGACGTCGACTGGCCGGTTGCCCTAGTGCTCGTTGTGGTGTATGTGCCGCTGGTCTGACCATCGCTTATGTCACGGCCCTTACTGCTTGCGGCGCTGCTGCTTTGACTGAGGAGGCTATTTCTGCCGGTACTCTGACTCCTGTTGCCGTTGTTCAACTTGGAGCCTGTGTTGGACTTGCTCATGGTACCTATATCGGAGGCTGGACCTTCTGCCTCGGCATGAAGGACTAG